A window of the Yersinia rochesterensis genome harbors these coding sequences:
- the thiI gene encoding tRNA uracil 4-sulfurtransferase ThiI — MKFIIKLFPEITIKSQSVRLRFIKILTTNIRNVLKNLEDDTLAVVRHWDHIEIRTKDDNLGPQICDALTRVPGIHHILEVEDRSYTDMHNIFEQTLEAYRETLIGKTFCVRVKRRGKHEFSSGDIERYVGGGLNQHIESAKVKLTHPQVTVHLEVDQGKLTLIKARHEGLGGFPIGTQEDVLSLISGGFDSGVSSYMLMRRGCRVHYCFFNLGGSAHEIGVKQVAHYLWNRFGSSHRVRFVAIDFEPVVGEILEKVEDGQMGVVLKRMMVRAASQVAERYGVQALVTGEALGQVSSQTLTNLRLIDNASDTLILRPLISHDKEHIINLAREIGTEDFAKTMPEYCGVISKSPTVKAVKAKIEEEESHFDFSILDRVVNEAKNVDIREIAEQSREQVVEVETVAELADTDVLLDIRAPDEQDEKPLKLDGIEVRALPFYKLSSQFADLDQSKNYLLYCDRGVMSRLQALYLREQGYTNVKVYRP, encoded by the coding sequence ATGAAGTTTATCATTAAATTGTTCCCAGAAATCACCATCAAGAGTCAATCTGTGCGATTGCGCTTCATTAAGATCCTCACAACCAATATCCGCAATGTATTGAAAAACCTTGAGGATGATACCCTCGCGGTGGTTCGCCATTGGGATCATATTGAAATCCGGACTAAAGATGACAATCTTGGCCCACAGATTTGTGATGCTCTGACCCGTGTCCCAGGGATCCACCATATCCTCGAAGTGGAAGATCGCAGCTACACTGATATGCACAATATTTTCGAGCAAACGCTGGAAGCCTATCGTGAAACTCTGATCGGAAAAACATTCTGTGTTCGGGTGAAACGCCGTGGCAAACATGAGTTTTCATCGGGTGATATTGAGCGATATGTTGGCGGCGGTTTGAATCAACATATTGAAAGTGCGAAAGTTAAACTGACTCATCCTCAGGTCACAGTCCATTTAGAAGTTGATCAAGGCAAGCTGACACTGATCAAGGCGCGTCATGAAGGATTGGGCGGCTTCCCGATTGGGACGCAGGAAGATGTTTTATCTCTGATTTCCGGCGGTTTTGACTCGGGTGTCTCCAGCTATATGCTGATGCGCCGTGGCTGTCGCGTGCATTATTGTTTCTTCAATCTTGGTGGCTCCGCTCATGAGATTGGGGTGAAGCAAGTCGCTCATTATCTGTGGAATCGTTTTGGTAGCTCCCATCGGGTGCGTTTTGTTGCCATTGATTTTGAGCCAGTGGTGGGCGAAATTCTCGAAAAAGTCGAAGATGGCCAGATGGGCGTGGTGTTGAAGCGCATGATGGTGCGTGCGGCGTCTCAAGTTGCAGAACGTTATGGCGTGCAAGCGCTAGTCACTGGTGAGGCGCTAGGGCAGGTGTCCAGCCAGACACTGACCAACTTGCGTTTGATTGATAATGCCTCTGACACGCTGATCTTGCGCCCACTGATCTCGCATGACAAAGAGCACATCATCAATCTGGCGCGTGAAATCGGCACCGAAGATTTTGCTAAGACCATGCCAGAATATTGCGGTGTGATTTCAAAAAGCCCGACGGTGAAAGCGGTTAAAGCCAAAATTGAAGAAGAAGAATCTCACTTCGATTTCTCCATTTTGGACCGAGTTGTAAATGAAGCCAAAAACGTTGATATCCGTGAAATTGCTGAACAAAGCCGTGAGCAGGTGGTTGAAGTTGAAACTGTCGCCGAGCTGGCGGATACCGATGTGTTGCTGGATATCCGTGCGCCCGATGAGCAGGATGAAAAGCCACTGAAGTTAGACGGAATTGAAGTCCGAGCGCTGCCATTCTATAAATTGAGTTCGCAATTTGCCGATTTGGATCAGAGCAAAAACTATTTGTTGTATTGCGATCGCGGTGTAATGAGCCGTTTGCAGGCTTTATATCTGCGCGAGCAGGGCTATACCAATGTGAAAGTTTACCGCCCTTAA
- the xseB gene encoding exodeoxyribonuclease VII small subunit has protein sequence MPKKAASPETKAASFETSLSELEQIVTRLESGELPLEEALNEFERGVQLARLGQQTLLQAEQRVQVLLSDDVDAPLTPFTPDTE, from the coding sequence ATGCCGAAAAAAGCCGCATCACCTGAAACCAAAGCTGCCAGTTTTGAGACATCACTCAGCGAACTGGAACAGATTGTTACTCGCCTGGAGTCCGGCGAGCTTCCGCTGGAAGAGGCATTAAATGAGTTTGAGCGCGGGGTGCAATTAGCACGTCTTGGGCAGCAAACCTTGCTGCAAGCTGAACAACGCGTTCAAGTTCTGTTGAGCGACGATGTTGATGCGCCATTAACCCCTTTCACTCCAGATACTGAGTAG